CAAGCAAGGCTTTGATTGTTTCATTATGCTTTAcaattttgttgcatagtatttcCATTTATTCATAAGGAATATGTCATAAAGGTGCATATACTTCTGATGATATAATCTATAATTATTTGGGAGATTTTAGTTATAAATGTCAGCATTCTATATCTATCTATATCTCCTTTTGGCTTTTAATCACCATACAGAAGAGAATGTCTATATAAAAGAAgaggctttttaaaaaaaaataaataattgtgaTCACAAAATTCATGTGCATACATCTATTCCATCTCTTTTCTATATGAATATCTAtagctttttagtttatactaatttatctttaagctcaattgtgatgaaagctagaagcttatctgaaccacacTCGAATCCTTTCCCTGGAAAATCgagtactggtgtcatttgagaaggCTTGGTTATGATCCATGTCGGTATCAAACTCTGGGTTGAGCAGCCAACACCTTAAACTCTAGACAACCGCTTCCCTTACCTATAGTTTCTTAACGAGTGACTTATCCCAACAAAAATGTTCTAGTACCAGAAGGCTCTGGCATGATATGTGACCGGGATAAACATGAAAAGTATCAAACCAGAAGACGTCGGTTTGATGATTTGAACAGGAAAAATGTCCTGTGTGGTCAAAGCTTTCAGTTGCAAGTAAGGTTAAATTTGTTTGAGGTaactatttgttcatgcaaaagaTGAAGTAAGCGGTGCATATAAATCATGTAAACACCtctaaatgataaattaaaacaataatccagtaaataaagacataatcattaaagaaactttttaactttccattacaataaagctttttaagatacatgcaTATCGATATGATCAAATATTGATActttgcaatatcaaaataaaactatctGAATATAgagattttttgtaaatataattatgtaatatgtgttCTATTATGGAAATTACAAAGCTTATCACAAAGCTTATttagtcgccgtatgacctagaGTTGTGTTAATGCGATGCTAAAACTACCAAAACCAAAGAGCAAAGCTTAttattagatacatgtatatgatgcaaaagaaccataaatgaaaatgaaccatGTCTCCCAGCAtagctttatttcaatagaaGGATGAATGGAATTGGCATCTGCATGTCATTTGAGGCCCTAGCGGACATGAAATGCTGCCTTTATATCATTTTGTCTAAAATGTTCAACAGTAATATAAAACTTACGTTGCGTTCCACACGTGGTCTCATTATGACTAcaaatacagagtggacacgattttgcgacagacagacagacggacgaacaaaacaaaatggaacatattttctacaaaaatttaGTCGTTACACATATTTATCACTTCTAGATCAATCGAGATCAAGCAGCGCGTCACAAGGCTTATGATGCATACACGTAAAAgcgtatagttttaaaaaagatgacatttttaacgtacgtacggacgCATATAAAGACATGCCGTTATGTagcatgacctaactttatgATTATATATCACTTGACCCTAACAGTAAATATGAATTAGtttacacataattatgtatcaagaataagataaaaattaacttttactaaaatagctatctGATTTAATGGCGGccttttgaatgttctaaaaatagaattccaaagagctgtgaccttagcccttacagccaaaagtcttatagTGCTCCAAGCTACTGTTGTGACCTTTGCCCTTAAtgccaaaagtcttatattgtcccaagctaccgTGGTCTCGGTATGAAtaaaatacagagcggacacgattttgcgacagacagacagacagacagacgaacgaaacaaaatgaaacatatcttctacaaaaaatttgtctttacacatatttatcaccGCTAGATCAATCGAGATCAAGCAGCACATTACAGGACTCATGATGTATGTTTTTAGTAAAATCTTacggttttaaaaaagaagacattttaaacgtacgtacggacgaatgTACGGACAGGCCGTTATGTGGCATGACctaactttataaaaatgcatcacttgaccctaagagtaagtatgaatcagtttacacataaatatgtatcaagaataagataaaaacttacttttactaaaatagctatttgtttaaatggcggccattttgaatgttctaaaaatagaattccaataagccgtgaccttggcccttacagccaaaagtcttatattgtcccaagctaccgctttacaaaatttggtacttttgtccaaCCTGTCTAGATCTTTCGAAATTGGCACTCTACTAAAGATTAGCCTCGTCAGCTGGATCTCGCAACAGAAATAAGGGGCGATCCAATCAGGGACAATATTATATCCAAAACGTTTGTTTCTTGTCTGGGAGGTGTGTTTCTTAGTGAGCGCtatttgtttttagaaattaaGTTATGTTACCAGCTGAAATACTGACGTGAAAAAGTGTGCAATTTTGctggtatttttgtttgtttgaaaatttacttactgtgAATAGCGTTGGCCTTCTCACTTCATAGATGGTATGTTAACAGACGATCGACAGACGGAAAACGTGGAAATAAATGCAACATGTTAATATACAGTAAGGAAGTTTGTATGGAACTAATTTAAATCAGAACGAAAGTCTTAACTGTTTCACTGGAATGACTCATAAATGTATAAACACTTTATGTGAATACCATTTAAGAATTTGACAGCATTTAACTGGAcagatatttttgttctttttacagTTATGATTTATACACATCTAGATCTAATGGAAGTAACCAGAAACAGACGCATACTTCCGGTAAGTTGAACTATATTTCACCTTTAGCCTGATAATGTCTAAAATgtacaggtccatcattcaatttattattcgaaggggcgttaactgaaattttactgacttgAATAGTGAACAGTACAGACTGTGATCagcttgcacggatgtgcaggctgatcttgatctgcactggtcgcaaaggcagaatcacttgccgccagcaggctaatggttaatcGGGTAGTGAAATTGACACCACCCTTTCCAATGTTGCtaaactttaatattttataagtgAATAATGTGTGACTAATGGAATCTTTATTCACGACTTTTctataaatatatgaattttactGAATACATTTATTGAAAACACGGTTGTAAATGATACATTCTGTTCTAGTTGTATCCCTTTTAAGATATAtcgaacaaacaaaaaaaaaacaaccaccGATTACCTATAGTTGCTACTGCGGTAGAGTATAGTCCTTTTAATTCTTTCCTAGTTTTCCAtgacaaaattatgattttcctcGCCAGACTACATTCATGCCAAAATCTTTTTATAGTTTGATTGTTGTCTTTAGGATCTGGCAATTTGGTGTTAGTCATTTCAGACTAAGATTTGACTGGTTGTTTCTAAGCAACTTTGAAATTAACAGTAAGATGCTTTACACCTGACATGGTAAAGAACCAGGggagcttctggaattggagcatcttcCGTATATAACACTTTCCTACCACTAAAATTACTAACCTCTGGAGGAATTCCGGTGTCAACTATAAATAGGCTTACAGACACTCAAAGAAGAAGGCAAATCTTGTTGGAAAATTGTAGAATTTAGTTGAATGTTTTAAGGAACActgattatttctttatttaaaacgTAATTAACTTTATATTTGCTCATGAATGTTtcctttattttaaaactttttaagtttACGTGTCGGTGAATTAATTTTGGTGTATTATTTTTTTAGGGTTAGCATTCATCGGTACACTGTGTGAGCCAGGCGATAGTGTTTCTATTGTTGAAGAACAAGGAGGGTTTCAAAGTATTGGAACAGCCGCACATGAAATTGGACATAGGTACAGTGTGACATTTGTACATGAATATTGACATTTAATTATTAAAAGATACATAttcatttttggggaaaacttgattattacatttatatacagATAAATGATCTATTTATGCACTACCAGAGTAATGGTAAAGAAGTCTTACAATAGGCGTTGAAAAAAAggttcattctttttttttatctatttaataATTTAAGGGTAAACCATTTTAACGGCACCAAAATTTGGCAGTTAAGATATTGAATCATGGTTAAAATGGAAATTCTGTTTGAAGAAGTAAGAAAAGGAAAACCGATAAACAATGAATTTATATACATGCTTAATGGATTAAGGTATAGGACCCGTCGTGAATGACACCGACAATATCCGTACGATTACATAAGCTCCGAATTTTACTTCGGTACTCTGCGGCCGTTACTGTGGCTCAAACAAACATGACTTTCCTTAATAGCCGGGAAGTGACGAGATCTTATAATAATACGGACAATAGGGAGAATGTGCAATACGTATTTAAACGAACATTGCCGATTTCGGTTACAGGTCATTTACTTtaattataacttttatttttttacagtctAGGAGCTCTTCATGACGGAGAGAATAATACCTGTCGCTCTGAAGACCGTTACATAATGGCCGCATCGGGCTTCGGACCCGTCCCGGACAACAAAAAATACAATCCATGGGTATTCTCTCCGTGCTCAATAGAATACTTCAAGGAGTTTATAACTACGCTATTATTGTAAgttaatatatgtttaaaaacagCAAACTGTCGAtataaatatttctcttaaatgCAGCATTAAATCAGAAAGCATATTGAAAGGAGGTAAAGAGGAAGTTTCATACAGCTTTAATGTATGATAGATTGTGATAATTGTTCAACCTAATAATAAAAAGCAGAATATAATACATGTCAGTGAATGTGAGATAAAAGTTTAGCTACACATGTTTCTCtcttaatatttcaaacaattgAAAGATACCGAGAATTGATTATTTAAACGAGGAattgaatttttcatgaaatcttgctttACGACTGCATTCAAGTTTCCCTTGCATTTCCGCTGTCTCACGATTTTAGGGATGGTTCCACATGTTTGACAGATAGAAGCTCAAACAATACTGAAGTAACCGAGGCGAAAACcagcgaccttgaccttccaGGTCAGCATTATTCACCAGACGAGCAGTGCCGACTAATTTGGGGACAAACGTCATACCTTTGTCGGGTACCTTGTATTTCTTTTTGCATCTCTAACCAACAGAATTATTTTAGATTAAATGGTATAAATATGGCGAGTTCTTACCAACTTCACAGCCAAAAATGATGTACATATCTAAAGGAATTAGGCATGTGACACTTAATCTTTAGGTTCCATCTCTTcattaatcaaatacatttacatATTTGAAACTAAGAAGGATATTTTTCATCACCATTCCGAGCGGGTATACTGTTTTGCTTATTGTCTGCCTGTTCATCCGTCCGTAGACCATTAGGTTTCCGCTTAATAACAAGAGAATGGTTGGTTTCACAATAATCAAATTCAAAGGATTATTGCCTGGGCCAGTAGATGAAGTCTATGATTTTGGgttcagtaggccaaaggtcaatgtcacagtgacgtAGAAACAGAAAACGGTTTCCGTTCAAAAACgtaagaacactttggcctacacACATACACAGAATCAAATATATGAATCATTTATATACATGGATATACAGTTGGTTGTTAAAGAATTTAAATGTTGGCGTGCCTGTTTGTTTACAGGGACCGGAGTTTGGCAACGCCAGTACAATTTGTACTGCAATGTATTGTCGAGACCCTTCTACCGAGAGTGACTGCGTTCTACATACAGCCGCACGAGGAACCACGTGCGGAAATAAACAGGTACATATAATCTTGGTGTCCCCGCGGAGACTGTTGCATTTACATAATAAAATCATACAGCAGAGAAAGATAATGCTAAAATTTACGAAGAAAACGTCtgatattgaattattttttatctCACACATGCACAAGGTAAATATATGTTATGGAATGAATtcgtaattatttattatttggtTCGTATCAATGTTGTTGCGGCTGACTTGCTAAACGACATGTGGCAATGACGGTTTTTGATTTCCATGGGTTCTACCTAACTGTTGATCAATTTCTTTTTTCCcgcttaaatgtttaaattataacgAATACattgttgtaaaaatgtaagTAAAAGAAAAACGTATAGCAAATCTTACGCTCATTTTTTGGCAATGTGTTAAAatgatcaaaaacattttttttctggattGATTGAAATTGCAAAGAAACTTTACTTCTTTTATATTGTGTGTCATGCAATTACAGAAACTCTCTTTCAGCAAAGTTTCGTGAAAAAAAGCTGTAGTAATGTAATGACTATATCTGAAAAATAGACTGAACATGTAGCATTCGATGTGtttttaaattcatgaatattaactTCATGATAAGTACTGGTGTTTTCTTGCAGTGGTGTATGGGCGGTCATTGTGTACATTCGACTAAAGCTCCGGCGAGACAAGGTATAGTAGGCATATTTTAAcacatttcaatttttaaattctGCTCATGACGGGCAGGTACTAGCATATATTTCAATTTGACAGCCTGGAGCCTCAGTGGACGGGGTGTTAACTTCACTGACTTCGAATCGCTTGAACTTCACTGCTCAGATAACGAATATTACACTTTGTTTGTAGAAGTTTTTCATATTAAGAAACTGTCCCACTGGCTTATGGAAAGTCAATGTCTTAACTACGGATGTCCAAAAATGCCTGCACCTTAGTCCTATGTGGAACAAATCAATTGGTAAATAAATACCTGGGATTTGTGCAAATACCAGTGCCATCAGCAAGTATTTGGCTATCCAGACGTCATATATTTCGAAAGCCATACTTTAATTTTTAACGGACCCAATGAAGTTTattgaaagattttattattgtatGACACAGGTCTACATATCTGACCAACCATTAGTgttatacgaggggcgttcaatatgtaatgttactttgtttgtagttccgtaaccgcttattatttttagatgcggttttcggcacaatATAGAGCAATTTCTTGGCaatacaatgctatataaattataaaaattggtagattcaaagtaaaaatataatcaacattacatattgaacgcccctcgtaactGTCTATGACATTAgatataatgaaatattgatagCATCTATCATGTTACAAAGCCATGCGTCAAGTGAAACCAGCCAAGACCAGCCGTTTATGCCATGGTTGACGTCgtttattaaactctttgaataaaattgataaaatgttcgaCAAAACCCCGAAATTTATTACTTAATTTAACTTCGTGAAAAGACACTCACGTAACATTCTCTTTTTAATATAATGAAATGTTGAATTAATATCACAGAGCCATGTGTACTTTAGGACCAGCCAATACACCTTCAGTATCATAATGAAATGTTCTTTCATGTTAATATTGTTGCAGAGCCTTGTGTACTCGGGGACCAGCCAGGACCAGCATTCAATTCTATGACATGTGAGGAGCTTATTGCCAAATCGCCGTCTTATTGTTACCAGGAGAAAGTTCGGGCAAGATGTTGCAATACTTGTTGGTCAAAATATACATACAGAAAAGGTAGGTCGGGAGATTTATCTTTGGGGCTAAGAGTCACAGCTAAACAAtttaggtcataaggcgacttttcAAGCTTTTGGAGGAAGACCTAGAGTTTTCCTCCGGTCAGTGTCTCGGGTACGGGTTGGCACATGGGTAGACTTTTCGTAAGCTAACCTGGCTTCCTGTCATGAAAAATGATTTGGCCAAAGTTATTAACACAAATTTGTGACGGACAATGATTCGAAGTCGGCGACTATAACCAACCGGTCACGGGAAGTTTACAGTCAAAATTACAGACGAACGTGTTCTAAAATCGTTCTAAAACCCGGTACCAAACAATCCCTGtagttccaaaaaaaaaacacttttaattttcatcattttccCTTTCTGTTTACCCACAAATACTACAATTTTATTTGTTGAAGGAGACCACTTGTTAAAAGAAACCTTTTCGTTTCACTAGAGTGGTAGAGTGGCTATAGATAAAGTTGACTTTTTAAGCCCTACTCTGACTTCCTGAAGCTTTAATtcgtacttagaaaatctggttaaagttttgcatgcaaattacttTCTAAAACACTACTAGGTAATAGCATCAAGTCTGATAACTCTGATTCGCTTTTTGGCCAAATTACgacccattttggacttagaaaatcttgggtTAAAGtcttgcatgcaagttactatctccaatatGCAGATACTTATTGAAACTGTTTAGATACTtcaacatttagggtaatattcctgatTCTGGAATAGTCGAGCATTctctgtcttacggacagctcttgttacagaCACGCTATCATATGACACCAAAATAAGCTTCATAATGCTATCGAACAGAATGTGTACAATGTTATTAGTATGTACCGTTGACCCTCTAATCTAGCAGTGTGCCTGTAGTTTTTGTCAAGGATATGGATTACTTCCTGCTAACATGATATTGTTCATTTATGAACACATATTAGTTGCCACAAATTGCTTTCATTTAATAGTACATGTATGAACAATTCTGTGCATTAAATGTTAATGACATCTGGCGATCCATATTTCTAACGATATAGTTCACAGAAGAATAATCAGCAGCGCTTTCATTTGTCTGACTTGAAATTTGGTGGTTCTACCATGGAGCCAGCTTGTACAAAAACAGTGCCTAAAACTCCTGGGCTAAACTGTTCACGTGACAATGTTACTAATTTCCAATTTAATCTTGACACATGATTGGCGGCCAGTTTTCGTTTACTTGTAACTGTTGACATATTGCCACAAAGCAGcaaagatatgagccgtgccatgagaaaaccaacatagtgggtttgcgaccagcatggatccagaccagcctgcgcatctgcgcagtctggtcaggatacatgctgttcgctaacagtttctctaattgcaataggctttgaaagcgaacagcatggatcctgaccagactgcgcggatgcgcaggatggtctggatccatgctggtcgcacacccactatgttggttttctcatggcgcggctcatatgtatttttgttttatcgaTCCTTAACATATCTTGGTtgataaaaaaactttacatgtttAGAGGTCAAGTATCTAAGTTACctaattttcatgtgtttttcaATTTCTAACCATTAAACTCTCTTCTAGATATATCATACAGTAAAAATGTTTTCCTCCAATACCATGTGGAAGTAATTTTAAAGTTCATATTGTAATTTACTTCTTAGAGGAAGGCTTGTTTGTGCTGATGTTGCACCTATTTACTGTCTTGCATAACAAACACAAACAATTGCAGGATGTGAGTACGGGGATAGAATACAAGGATGCCGCTTGTGGCACTGCTCGCATTTCTTTGAGTCACGTGATATACAAACAGAGTGTTGCGGAACCTGTGAAATAGGTGAGTTACCGTGCTAGTAAAATACCTGTATGAATGTAGCAATTGTCATGGGTACGTCCACTTCCTCCTTATATAATATTGTTGATTTTTGAACACGTGTTGGTTGAgacatattgctttcattttaatgttaagtaCATTCATGAATATTTTCGTGCATTTAGTATTAAAGTATCAACGAATTTAAGGAACCAGTCTTTTGGCATGTGTAAATTAGCACTTAATAAAAATGCCAGAAATGGCAAATGGTCTGTCGGTCCAGGAATTCCATACAGAAATGActaatttgaaatgttttttgttcaaatttcaaattgaaaatactGTTGCAACTAAGATATTTATTGAACATTTTCTTAAGTACGATATACTCGCGCAATATTATAAATTAGATACGGAATAAAAAGTAGGACGAAATGGGTTTAAGGTGTGTCTTTGTCTGTGAACAAAGACATTAATAAGCGTGGTATGTGTGTGATTATGTAATGATTTTGTCGAAGTGCATACGAAAGAAATGACAGTACGTGATCGGAAAATCTTTGAATTGCGCATGTTGCCGATCATATTCAATCGCTTTCATTTTGCCTGAACacttgcacccccccccccaccccaccccagcTTGACTGTTTACCTGAAGCAGAGCTTGTAAAAGTGGGTTTTGAGATCAAGCACTGAAAATTGACCAGTGTCCAGGCTGCTTCTAGACTGTTGAGCAAAGTTAGTTTTGAAGTAGGTAGTGTTAAGGCCTTGGCCTATTTCCAGTCGGACTAGTCGGACTACCATTCAGGCTCgacgtgttttctttttaaattggcCTTAAACACTCTCTTTGCTTCAAAAATAATGAATAGTTTTTCTGTTGCAGGTGAACTTATAGAACCTTCCGACTTCCAGCGATTCTTACCAACAGAAAAACAACTTTCTACCGTATCACCGGCAAAATGGACATCCGACACGTGCACAGATACAAGTGCATTCTCATGCTCAGACTACATTCGTTCACGCGGACCGTTTGTCTGCTACAGCAACGTGACTGCAGAAAACTGTTGTAAAAGTTGTAGAGAAATAAAACGAAAGGATGAAGGTAATTACTGCCGAGTCTACGGATAATTATCGCCCAGTGTACGCGAGGAATTTAATAAGTCTGATAATGTCTGTTATACTTTGTTCAAGTAGAGTCATCTCTTCCCTTTTTTTTGTATTGACTTTGCACAAAGCACGCGATTATGCCAGTGGAATGCAAGATCACGAAATTACGTTGGAAATAAGTTCGCGTTCCACCATTATTATACCGTGCTTCGCAACTTTGATCCCGAGCTTCATACTCTAACGAGATATGAAGTGCGAGATCATAATAGGATAACGCGGATCGCCTTCTAGATTTAAAGCATTGTACTTTCTATAAAGTATGATTTCTAACTAAAGAAAACAGAATATTTATCGGTGAATTAAAAATATGGCGTACTAAATTGCCTCTGTGTTTGACAGCTGATAATGATATTTATTATTTACCtacataaattctgtaaaaacccggcttgtatttcacaattgaatatgaacaggcagaaaaaaaaaatccgtattgtacctttttaattccgtattgtatgctgtcgGACTACGTTAttgatatgcatgacctgacacagttctataaatagcgcacataaaagtTCGTTCAATAACAAACCAGGCTACCTTATTGTATCCACTGTAACGTAAGGGCATAATAATGGTCAAGACTTTGTGCTGAATTTATATaataagaaaaaggaaaaaactcGCTGTCTTgcgatatttatatattataaacgTTCCCTGTTCATAGTTTGTTAAAACCTTGCATCAAcacaaacaaatctttttttcACCAGGTTGTGAGTATGGTGACAGAGTTCCTTCCCTTTGCGCCAACATGAAGAACGTGACGGAGTTAGATTGTGCGGTGTACGGCAAGCTGTGCTGTAGTTCGTGTGTCTCATTCACCTTCCTGGATCCGACTTCAAGTTCAAGTCACTTCATTCCCTCTATAGGGATGatcatttataaattgatttttatgttaattgtaaTGAGATGGTATCGATTATGACACATGTTTGctttatacatttgtacatgtatatatataactgATATCTTTAATGATAATCTTGTCTTTGCTATGTTTTCAGTTTAAATGTCCGTTTtgtcaacctttagcctgctggcgaaaaataatttttctttgcgaccagtgcatgtCAAGATGAGCCTTGGCAGTAACTGTTGTGCAGGCTCATATTCGTCtgcagtaagtaaattttcagtaaacaccccttcgaataataagtaGTACTTcacaaattgaataatggactagtccattttagaaattt
This Mercenaria mercenaria strain notata chromosome 17, MADL_Memer_1, whole genome shotgun sequence DNA region includes the following protein-coding sequences:
- the LOC123536702 gene encoding A disintegrin and metalloproteinase with thrombospondin motifs 6-like isoform X2 → MTSTFQRFCLVSVIFSQVVLHGYCFQSKDKGRKSRDRIVEVFTNATDRLLDCRYPDYFQMRIHLPGQHDIVLNLRKHPSVSNRFPPTYLLSRLPRQDSSVENDQQDFVRYTSVMPDSHILAECQHVKKSKLLYISGVILYEGKEYVVQSLKPRQTTGLGLIFARLHELIDTPRTHDYIISEKSRLLSVQETGHSSRDRREVMRVADVLTFTIDVLVVVDYNVYIKWLSNVAVGTMEERSLQAKKEIQKYYLHVINGVDLRYHSIGFDDFQIRVNLSGIVIIDNLTSLDESAFEATPPNSSWDKETNEMDADTALKLFRSWVNDTTRLPKHNHAVLFTGYDLYTSRSNGSNQKQTHTSGLAFIGTLCEPGDSVSIVEEQGGFQSIGTAAHEIGHRDGSTCLTDRSSNNTEVTEAKTSDLDLPGQHYSPDEQCRLIWGQTSYLCRGPEFGNASTICTAMYCRDPSTESDCVLHTAARGTTCGNKQWCMGGHCVHSTKAPARQEPCVLGDQPGPAFNSMTCEELIAKSPSYCYQEKVRARCCNTCWSKYTYRKGCEYGDRIQGCRLWHCSHFFESRDIQTECCGTCEIGELIEPSDFQRFLPTEKQLSTVSPAKWTSDTCTDTSAFSCSDYIRSRGPFVCYSNVTAENCCKSCREIKRKDEGCEYGDRVPSLCANMKNVTELDCAVYGKLCCSSCVSFTFLDPTSSSSHFIPSIGMIIYKLIFMLIVMRWYRL
- the LOC123536702 gene encoding A disintegrin and metalloproteinase with thrombospondin motifs 6-like isoform X1 codes for the protein MTSTFQRFCLVSVIFSQVVLHGYCFQSKDKGRKSRDRIVEVFTNATDRLLDCRYPDYFQMRIHLPGQHDIVLNLRKHPSVSNRFPPTYLLSRLPRQDSSVENDQQDFVRYTSVMPDSHILAECQHVKKSKLLYISGVILYEGKEYVVQSLKPRQTTGLGLIFARLHELIDTPRTHDYIISEKSRLLSVQETGHSSRDRREVMRVADVLTFTIDVLVVVDYNVYIKWLSNVAVGTMEERSLQAKKEIQKYYLHVINGVDLRYHSIGFDDFQIRVNLSGIVIIDNLTSLDESAFEATPPNSSWDKETNEMDADTALKLFRSWVNDTTRLPKHNHAVLFTGYDLYTSRSNGSNQKQTHTSGLAFIGTLCEPGDSVSIVEEQGGFQSIGTAAHEIGHSLGALHDGENNTCRSEDRYIMAASGFGPVPDNKKYNPWVFSPCSIEYFKEFITTLLLDGSTCLTDRSSNNTEVTEAKTSDLDLPGQHYSPDEQCRLIWGQTSYLCRGPEFGNASTICTAMYCRDPSTESDCVLHTAARGTTCGNKQWCMGGHCVHSTKAPARQEPCVLGDQPGPAFNSMTCEELIAKSPSYCYQEKVRARCCNTCWSKYTYRKGCEYGDRIQGCRLWHCSHFFESRDIQTECCGTCEIGELIEPSDFQRFLPTEKQLSTVSPAKWTSDTCTDTSAFSCSDYIRSRGPFVCYSNVTAENCCKSCREIKRKDEGCEYGDRVPSLCANMKNVTELDCAVYGKLCCSSCVSFTFLDPTSSSSHFIPSIGMIIYKLIFMLIVMRWYRL